Below is a genomic region from Hemiscyllium ocellatum isolate sHemOce1 chromosome 24, sHemOce1.pat.X.cur, whole genome shotgun sequence.
gttggagTCAGCTGCTTCAATTGCAGGACATTGCTGCAGAAGTTTCTCAGGGAAGTGgcctgggcccaaccatcttcagttgctccaTCCATAGCCTTTTCACCATCACTAGaacagaagtgggatgtttgctCACGATGAAGCAATGTTAAGGACTATTTGCGTCTCCagtgaagcagtccgtgttcaaacgCAGCAAGACGTGCAACATTCAAGCTTGGGCTAatgaatggcaagtaacatttaccaCACAAGGGCCAAGCAAGAGAGAATTCAATCACTCAATTACATTACCCAGCTGAACTCCCCACCAACATTCTGGGGTTATTATTAATAAGAAACTGAAAAGGACCAGTCATACAAAATACTGTGGCTAAGTGCTTGGAATTCTGCATTGGGTAACTCATGTCCTGTCTCTTCAATGCCTGACCACCATCTAAAAAATACATCAGGAGTGTGACAgactactccccacttgcctgggtagATGTGGCTCCAACAGTCAAAGCTCATTATTATTCAGCACAAAGCAGTCTGCTTCGTTGGCAACacatcttcaaactccaacattcactccctttgcTACTGATGCACAATGGCAGTGTACTTTACATCTACAAGAACTACTGCAGTAACTCCTCATGCTTCCCCCATAGTAGCTTTGaaacctacaaccacttccatttaggaTGCCAGAACCAACAGCCATATAtgaccacaaccacctgaaagtTACCCTGCAAGCTCCTCagtatcctgacttgaaaataaatttccctttcttcagtgtcactCCTGAAATTCCCTTTCTAAATGACATTGCGTGTCTATGTACAGCACAGACTTCAAcgattcaagaaaacagctcaccaacTTCTCACAGTCAACTCAGGACAGGAAATAAACATCAGCCTGCTTACATCATGTGAATCTCTAAAGAAAgtcagaacaccaggttatagtccaacagaggAATGGTCAccagaccagaaacattaacactgatgatttatcttcacagatcTGCTAACCTTTTCCAgggacttcacctgacaaaggggctacgctttgaaagcttgtgattccaaataaacctgttagactataacctggtgtcatacgacttctgactttgtccagaagaagagggctgcagatgctggagagtcagggccgaaaaggacagcaggtcaggcaggagtatgaggtttcgggcataagcccttcatcaggaatgctgactttgtccagcccagtccaacacctgcaagtCTCGAAATGCTAACTTTGAATTTTTCTGCACAGGTGCTGCAGAGTTTTTCCAGGagttattttaattcattcatttttttttacaaaaaaggGAAACCTATGATGGGTCGGTCCGGGGGAAGGAAATCGGCTTCAGGACAGCTGAAGGTGAACCCTCTGCGGGGGCCTCACCGTTGGTCACATTCGCTGAActattcccctccctccctccagtaCTCACCCCCCGATTAAGTTGTTCAAACAGAGCGTCTCCCGCCTGGTCGAAGACCCTCTCGAAGAAGACGGCGCCCACCACGATGGTGAAGGCGAAGACGGACGTCCTCTTGAACATCGTGTTGTAAATCTGCCTCAGCACCGCCATCTTCTGCCGCTGTACTCCTCCCGTAACCTTCCGCTATGACGGCAGCgcgtttttatatatatatatataattcgCACCGAAACGCCCGTCCCGGCCCTCTCGCGCAATGTCCGTTAAAGGGACCGCGAAGCGCAGCCCGCCCTCATCGGCGCGTGACTCCAGGAGCGTTACTGGTCGCCGTTTGGGTAAAAGCTGTCTCCCGGCATCAGCAGATTCACCAGCGCCGGCTCACCCCCCCCATCCCCGTCTACTCAGGCAAGGGAATTGCTCTGTGACCGGCGTCAGCAGATTCGCCGGCGATGGGGAAAACCTATTTCTGCGATTATTGTGGCAGGTCGTTTCAAGATAACCTCCACAACCGAAAGAAACACTTGCAAGGAGTTCAGCATCAGAGAGCGAAGAAGTTCTGGTTCGACTGTTTCCGAGGTGACTATGGAGCACGTTGGTTCTGCCTTTGGGGGTGGCCGGGGAatgttcggaaatgctcctgatgtatgggagtgtggccagtcctttgggttgcggcatgtcctcgttccgttgtctttcccttaggcatctgttgatgaaatttcgcgggtatccgtttttggtgaataccttgtataggtgttcttcctctttttgtagttcaggtgtgctgcagtgtgttgtggcccttttgaagagtgtcctgatgcaacttcgtttgtgtgtgttggggtggttgctttcatagttcaggacttggtctgtgtgtgtggctttcctgaatatcttcgtgctgaattctccgcttggtgttctctgtaccatcacgtctaggaatgggagctggttgtccttttcttcctctctcgtgaatcggattcctgtgagtgtggcgtagatgatccggtgtgtgttctctttctgtgtttttaatgattacaaaggtgtcgtccacatatctgacccagagtttgggttgtatttgcggacaactcaccagaacgaaggacccaatacccagcatgagcaaaactaatgtagtgtacaaaatcccatgcaaggactgcacaaaacactacataggacaaacaggaagaagctAACCAccagcatccatgaacaccacctagccacgaaacaacaccaccagctatccttagtagccacacacgcagatgacaaacaacatgaatttgactgggacaacactgctattataggacaagccaaacagagaacagccagggaattcctagaggcatggcactcatccacagattcgatcaataagcacatcgacctggacccaatataccgaccactgcaaaggacagctggaactgacaaccggaagtggcagagacaaaccactataaatgccagaggaaacatcacagaagtgctacacaggatgctcccaagcacggaggatgtcacctagacaggggacgaaacgtctgcaacacaaactcccagctcggcgaacagaaccacaacatgctattgaatgtcaagggtgatAGTTCAGATGTCTTTCGTTGCAGATGGCTATCTGTGTGGTGTGAATTTTACTTGTGGTATTTCAGCACAACTGAAATATCCAAGATATtgtaaatagtgctgaacattgtgcagtcattggaaAATATCTCCACTTTTGACCtgatgatggtgggaaggttattgatgaagcaactgcagGGTGGGCAAAGACACAACAATAAGgatctcctggagctgagataactgatcctTGAACAGCCACAAATATTTTCCTTTGCtccaggtataactccaaccagcTGAGAGATTTCTCCCTGAATCCAATTTTGATCGGGCTCCTTGTTGCCTTACTCAATTAAATGTAGCCTTGATGCTAAGGAcagtctggaattcagctcttttgtcagagtttgaaccaaagctgtattGGGGTTGGGAGCTGTGTGGCCCTGCCAGACCTAAACTGGGTATCATTGAGCGGGTTATTGCTAGGCAGGTGCTGTTACTATTGTTGCTgttgacaccttccattactttatttatgattGAAGAGataattgactgggttggatttgttttgcttttggtATACAGGACATATGTGGGCAATTTTCTCATTGTCAGGTAAATGtcagtgttgcagctgtatagcaGCAGCTTAGCTTGGGGTTCTGGAGCATGTCTTTGGTACAATGCCACAGTGTTGTcaaggcccatagcctttgtagtgccTCTGTGTTTCTTGGCATTTCAGGCAGTGATTTAAATTGTTTGAATATTTTCGCCCTGTTCCCGCCTCAGTTGAACCAAAATGTTCAGAGATACAGtatatagttttacctccttcatctttattccgggccctggagggagagagaacaattgctcaaacagcagtttcttaatgaattatatagtcacttaCAAGGAGGAGCATCCAGGTaaagcaacatacatattgattgggtgaccgttacaatcagcaAGTGTTAGTAGTAAGGATTAAGCAATCTGCTGTTACAcagtgaatgttcttaaccttgtaaACTGACTTTACGTACTGAATGCTtcttcatcttgttaaatggctttacataatgaatgcttttccaccttgttaacccactacccttgcctccagcacctcattgtttactgcaagttcttatctgagctgaatattttgtttcacaaaactcaaaacctaactctttccctacctgctcataccctATACATGTTCTcatgaagactggcatttgtgatgctggggacttcTGGAGGAGGCACATTATCCCTTGTATCCACTTaacacttctggttgaagattgttgcaacattatcttttacactgacgtgCTGGGCTCCTCCTTGATTGAGGATCAAACCTCCTCTACCACCATTAACAAATGGacgtagcaggactgcagagcttaactCTGAGCCATTGGTTGTGGAATCGCTTAGTCGTGTCGGTTGTTTGTTGCTTACTCTGTTTGGCATGCTGAGAATGTGTATAGAGTATAAGCAGGCAGAGAAGgaattaagttctgagttttgtgacaCACATggctcagatcagataagaacttacagtttACACTGGGGTGTTGGAGGTAAGGTTAATGGGTCAACGTGGTGGAAACGtagtcattatgtagagccatttaacattggaagcattcagtatgcaaggtcagctaacaatgggaaaagtatccattgtatgaatccagttaacaaggttaggaacattcattgtataacagtaAAGGGCTTGGTCTCTGCTATTGATACTCATTGATTGTAATGTTCACACAATTAAtgtgtatgttgccttatctggatgctcctccatgcaaaatgattaaatagttcattgagaaattgctgttccagagaagaccatGAACTCATATCACTGTGCATATGTGTGAgtattctctctactctctaCTCTCTTTACTCTCtctccagggcctggaataaagatgaaggagataCAATTACTGTGTCACTGAGCATTTTGTTTCGACCaaggtgggggggcggggagggcACGGAGAACAGTATGACAATATAATAGTCTTTTTTTCTTGCACTTCATCATGATGACACCACATTTGTGGGCATGCCTGGTGTCGCTCCTGGCATGCTCTTCTACATTCTTCTTTGAACCAGGGTTGACGCCTTGCTTGAAGGTAATGGTAGAATGGGGAATATGCCATGCCAtgaagttgcagattgtgttgcaGAATGATTTTTCAGTTGCTGATGGCCATCAGGGTGTCTTGGTGTCTTTCACTTTCTAGATGTGtttgaagtctatcccatttaacaGCCTGTGTTACGCTATGTATGGTATTGTCAATGTGGGGGTCAGATATTATCTGTAATGGTGCAGTGGTCGCGCTTAGCAAAATTATCATTATTGCATCTGCGGCAAGAAGATTgctgaggatgaggtcaagtatattttcccttctgttggttccctcaccacctgctgcagatgcAGTCTAGTAGCTCTGTCCCTTAGAacccaaccagctcaatcagtagtgctgctgctgggCCACTCTTGGTGCtggacattgaaattccccaccaGAGTATACTCTGCCCCCTTGCtgtcctcagtgcttcctccaagctTATTCCACATGAAGGGGCTCTGATTCATTAGTTGAGGGAGGACATTGCATGCTaatccttgtccatgtttgactaAGTGCCATGAAGCTTCATGCAGTCCAAAATCAGTGTGGAAGAGCTCAGGGTAATGCTTTCTTCATTatatgccactgtgctgccacctctgctggtgTGATTTTGTTAGCATGACTATGACTGTGTGTTGCTTGACTACTCTGAGATAGCTCTATTAGTTTTGGAACTAGCCTTCTTTGCTGAACTGACCGGGTTGCTTTTGCTGCTGTCATTTCTAGTGTCTAGGTTGATGCTCAGTGGGGTTTTTTTTTTGAGACTTTCCTTTTTATGGGacatttttgatttttggaaaatCCCAACTTGTTCACAATCGTCATTATTAGGTTGTTagtttaattctagatttttattgaattgaaatcccaccatctgccatgaccggattcaaacctgagtctctggattaatactgaaaatgtgttgctggaaaagcgcagcaggtcaggcagcatccaaggaacaggagattcgacgttttggacataagcccttcttcaggaattgaagacgggcttatgcccgaaacgtcgaatctcctgttccttggatgctgcctgacctgctgcgcttttccagcaacacattttcagctctgatctccagcatctgcagacctcgctttctcctcTCTTGTTTAATAGCCAACAATATCAGTAGACCTCGCCTTCCCTGATCACTTATGTGAGCAGCAATGTGATAACATCCAGATACATTCCCTTTTGTGAGGTTGACTCAGCTGCTTCAGCTAGTGACTGAGCTGCATTGTGTGTAAACTGCACAGCACATACTGAGCGCATagagctaatttccctggagcagaaAATGTTTGGAACATGTAAATTGAAATTAAGCATTCTCCTCCATTCGTGCCAGGATAGAGTAAAATGTTCACATCAATTTCAGTGATGCAACAATACCTTATGACTTAATGTGAAATAATCTTCAGTGAATCATTGATTTTCATCAGAATCAATGTTAAAGTCAGAATTAGGTCAGGTTGGATGTGTGTGGTCCTACAGTTGGCTGCAATGCTGTGGGTCACTCGGAGCATATTAGATTCTGCAGCTGCTGGTACGCTATTCAGTCCATGTAAAAACATGTGAATTGCAGTAGAGAAGGAGATCATTTGGCTCATCATGCTCATACTTCATTTGTAACTTTGTATCTCTTCCTTTGTATCCTTCTGCTTTACTTCTCAAACACTTGTCCCAGTCTCTTCTAATTTCTCCCCTTTTGTTTTTCTAGTGATGGCCTTCAGAAACTCAATAAGTTAGCAGACTTCTCCAGTTATGTATTTGCCTGCcgtcactttttttaaaagaagtattCTTTAATCCACTGCTGGCATGGTTgggaaggccagcatttgttgccaatccctaattactCTTGAACTGACTGGCCACGTAGAGCACTTCTGAGTCAAGTACACTATGTTTAGGTCTGGAATgaaatgtaggccagatcaggcaaGGAAgacatttccttccctaacaaaTACCATAAGTTGCATCTATCTGATCAGTTAAGTAATGACAAGTTCATATCCCACTTCACTTCTCATGTAATATATTTAtttcattagtgaaccagctggccTTATGGTCAAAACGtctagcgctggaaaagcacaatgtttcaggcagaagcccttcatcaggaatgtcgagGTGGAAGGGGCCTGAgacataaataggagggtgggagtgtgGTTGAGGTGAAGGTAACTGGGACGGCAATAGGTGAATACAGATGGGATGTATTAGGTCGAtggggagggtagagtggatgggtgggaaggaagatggacaggtcaagagcgCTATgctgagttggatctgggataaagtgaaGGGAAGGGAGATAAGGAAAATATTGAAATTGACACTGATGCCATGTGGATAGCTGCTTCTTCTCAATTGTGGTGGCTATGAAACTAGTTCTCCATTCCAGATTTTATCAGCCACTATGATTGAATGTGAACCCATGTCTCCAGTGTATTAGCTTTGGCCACTGGATTATCAATACTTCAACAATACCATTACATTACCGCCTTCCCTTCACACTACATCTTAAATcttttacagaggaacctcgattatccaaataccaattatccaaaggagatcttgaggtcccgatagaaacactACAACAAAgttgtgtttccaacagtgatcgcgtcttttgtttacagtgattaaataggctctctctcgctctctctctacactttccctggagttgtacaaaggggtgtaccctaaaccctccccccttccccagataatctctccaacattgtcctgtacagggcaaacgtGGAACCTTTCAAAGTTGCAGTAAAACGTTTGTGTGTTTGCGTGCGcacactatttggagacttaccccacaaaggcagctgcagcagcaTTCTTGTTGTTAGTGTACAGTCGGCTATCCCAGAGAGGGGACATGTGGTGAACAGAGTTTGGAGGGCAGGGGGTCAGTGTTAGATGGGGCTGGGGAGCGGGGTGGCGTTGGGTTGGGGGCGGGGTTCGCATGCTGTAAACTGCTGCAGTCTcttgaacggggagcagacttttaaaaactccgagcagcagaagaaaggcatttaatggattaaccgaataatcaattatccaaacgaaatagtgcctgcccatctcgttcagataatcgaggacCCCCTGTATTTTGAAAATCCCTGTTTGATTCCCCATTAGCCTCTCATCCACTGTAAAGGCCTTTCTTGCACCTCTCATTGTAATTATAACTTCTCATTCTTGTTGGAATTGTAGTAATTATTTGCTTCCCTCCCTGTGGTTTTGATATTATAATGAAGAGCTTGCAGTTTCGTACTAATTTCCAACCATGGCTATGCTTTCCCTTTTTTAGAAAAGAGTCAATTTATCTAAA
It encodes:
- the LOC132827151 gene encoding cytochrome b-c1 complex subunit 9, whose translation is MAVLRQIYNTMFKRTSVFAFTIVVGAVFFERVFDQAGDALFEQLNRGKLWKHIKHNYEKREEE